In Pseudobacter ginsenosidimutans, the following are encoded in one genomic region:
- a CDS encoding SusC/RagA family TonB-linked outer membrane protein, with amino-acid sequence MKLTALILVIGCLFCSLRGTAQVVTLSVKNAKLETVLKQIKNQTGYSFFFNEVFYNKASKVTLNFQGLTLTEALTKIFSQQTELVYTIVGRTVVVTEKEKPKLPVDSAGNPAASSTASSANAIKGFVYNKRFEPLSNASIMLRGTSKGVSTAANGSFEFKEAKLGDMLRVSYIGYKPVDVKVEFLQGITVMLEDATNELDQVVAQGYSKTTRLLSTSSVARVSGEEIARQPVMNPLMALQGKVPGMIVTPNSGHAAAPVEITIRGKSLLSAASPNPLIVIDGTPMNVGSNDGVLHGDGPVQGWMATLSPAGSQSPLFGFNPKDIESIEVLKDLGSTAIYGSSGANGVILITTKRAKSNTSDLNVSVGYGISKVMRYFDMLNTKQYLEMRREAYKNDGLTPMPADAPDLLLWDTTRYTDWQKEIFGNTGSNLNAMISYSGAGRSSEVP; translated from the coding sequence GCTCTCCGTGAAGAATGCAAAACTGGAAACTGTACTGAAGCAGATCAAGAACCAGACAGGCTATTCGTTTTTTTTCAACGAAGTATTTTATAACAAGGCTTCAAAAGTAACGCTCAATTTTCAGGGACTTACTTTAACTGAGGCTCTTACGAAGATCTTCAGTCAACAGACGGAATTGGTGTATACCATCGTAGGGAGAACAGTGGTGGTAACGGAAAAGGAGAAACCGAAACTGCCTGTTGATTCTGCCGGAAATCCGGCTGCTTCATCAACTGCAAGTTCCGCCAATGCTATTAAAGGATTCGTGTACAATAAAAGATTTGAACCGCTCAGCAATGCGAGTATCATGTTACGTGGCACATCCAAAGGTGTTAGTACCGCTGCCAATGGCTCTTTCGAATTCAAGGAGGCAAAGCTGGGAGATATGCTGAGAGTAAGTTATATCGGATACAAACCAGTGGATGTAAAAGTGGAATTTTTACAGGGCATCACTGTTATGCTGGAAGACGCTACCAATGAACTTGACCAGGTAGTGGCGCAGGGTTACAGTAAAACAACCAGGCTGCTGAGTACTTCTTCCGTGGCCCGTGTTTCCGGTGAGGAGATCGCTCGTCAACCTGTGATGAATCCGCTCATGGCCTTGCAGGGGAAAGTTCCGGGCATGATCGTAACTCCCAACTCCGGGCATGCGGCAGCGCCGGTTGAGATCACCATCAGGGGTAAAAGCCTTTTATCGGCAGCCAGTCCCAATCCGCTGATCGTGATCGATGGAACACCTATGAATGTTGGCTCCAATGATGGCGTATTACATGGGGATGGACCTGTACAGGGATGGATGGCCACGCTAAGTCCGGCAGGCAGCCAGAGCCCGCTTTTCGGATTCAACCCGAAGGATATTGAAAGTATAGAAGTATTGAAAGATCTCGGCTCAACTGCCATCTATGGTTCTTCAGGCGCCAATGGTGTGATACTGATCACTACTAAAAGAGCCAAATCAAATACATCCGATCTGAATGTGAGTGTAGGATATGGCATATCCAAAGTGATGCGCTATTTCGATATGCTCAACACAAAACAGTATCTCGAAATGCGGAGGGAGGCTTACAAGAACGATGGTCTTACACCCATGCCTGCTGATGCTCCGGACCTGCTGCTTTGGGATACTACCAGGTATACTGACTGGCAAAAGGAAATATTTGGTAACACCGGTAGCAACCTGAATGCGATGATCAGCTATTCGGGGGCGGGCCGCAGCTCAGAAGTTCCATAA